A window of Pseudomonas mucidolens contains these coding sequences:
- the ggt gene encoding gamma-glutamyltransferase, producing MNYQPFTRTLITTALILTFSGVQAASQAPVAGENGMVVTAQHLATHVGVDVLKAGGNAVDAAVAVGYALAVVYPAAGNLGGGGFMTVQLADGRKTFLDFREKAPLASTPDMYLDKDGNVIEGLSAKGHLSVGVPGTVSGMEMALSKYGTLKRAQVIKPAIALAENGFVLDQGDVDMLHSATGEFEKDRDLRGIFLQDGKPLQVGEKLVQKDLAKTLREISAKGTDGFYKGWVAKAIVDSSQAGKGIIAQADLDNYKTRELAPIECDYRGYHVISAPPPSSGGLVICQIMNILEGYPMAELGYGSAQGLHYQIEAMRHAYVDRNSYLGDPDFVENPVAHLLDKNYAAKLRTAIDPQKAGDSQAIKPGVSPHEGTNTTHYSIVDKWGNAVSVTYTLNDWFGAGVMASKTGVILNDEMDDFTVKVGVPNMYGLIQGEANAIAPGKAPLSSMSPTIVTKDGKAVMVVGTSGGSRIITATLQTILNVIDYKMNIQEAVNAPRFHQQWMPESTNIEAFVLSPDTQKILESWGHTFAGPQDANHLAAILVGAPSLDGKPVGNNRFYGANDPRRNTGLSLGY from the coding sequence ATGAACTACCAACCCTTTACCCGAACCTTGATAACAACGGCCCTGATCCTGACCTTCAGCGGTGTTCAGGCGGCGTCCCAGGCACCGGTGGCTGGCGAAAACGGTATGGTGGTCACCGCCCAGCACCTGGCAACTCACGTTGGGGTCGATGTGCTCAAGGCCGGTGGCAACGCAGTGGATGCGGCGGTCGCCGTCGGTTATGCGCTGGCGGTGGTGTATCCAGCCGCGGGCAATCTGGGCGGTGGTGGGTTCATGACGGTACAGCTGGCGGACGGACGCAAAACCTTTCTCGACTTCCGCGAAAAAGCCCCTTTGGCGTCCACGCCGGACATGTACCTGGACAAGGACGGTAATGTCATCGAAGGCCTGAGCGCCAAGGGGCATTTATCGGTCGGCGTACCGGGCACCGTGTCAGGCATGGAAATGGCGCTGAGCAAATACGGCACCCTGAAGCGGGCGCAGGTGATTAAGCCGGCCATTGCGTTGGCGGAAAATGGTTTCGTCCTCGACCAGGGCGATGTCGACATGCTGCACTCGGCCACCGGCGAATTCGAAAAAGACCGAGACCTGCGCGGTATCTTCCTGCAGGACGGCAAGCCGCTGCAGGTCGGCGAGAAACTGGTGCAAAAGGACCTGGCAAAAACCCTGCGGGAAATCTCCGCCAAGGGCACCGACGGCTTCTACAAGGGCTGGGTCGCCAAGGCCATTGTCGACTCCAGCCAGGCGGGCAAGGGCATCATCGCCCAGGCCGACCTGGACAACTACAAGACCCGTGAACTGGCGCCCATCGAGTGCGACTACCGCGGCTACCATGTGATCTCGGCGCCACCACCGAGTTCGGGTGGCCTGGTGATCTGCCAGATCATGAATATTCTCGAAGGCTACCCGATGGCCGAGCTGGGCTACGGTTCGGCCCAGGGCCTGCACTATCAGATCGAAGCCATGCGTCACGCCTATGTCGACCGCAACAGCTACCTGGGCGACCCGGACTTCGTGGAAAACCCGGTCGCGCATCTGCTGGACAAAAACTACGCGGCAAAACTGCGCACGGCCATCGACCCGCAAAAAGCCGGCGACTCCCAAGCGATCAAGCCGGGCGTCTCGCCGCATGAGGGCACCAACACCACCCATTACTCCATCGTCGACAAGTGGGGCAACGCGGTCTCGGTGACCTACACCCTGAACGACTGGTTTGGCGCCGGGGTCATGGCCAGCAAGACCGGCGTGATCCTCAACGACGAAATGGACGACTTCACCGTCAAGGTCGGTGTACCCAACATGTACGGGCTGATCCAGGGTGAGGCCAACGCCATCGCCCCGGGCAAGGCACCGTTGTCATCCATGAGCCCGACCATCGTCACCAAGGACGGCAAGGCGGTGATGGTCGTAGGCACGTCCGGCGGCAGTCGGATCATCACCGCGACCTTGCAGACCATCCTCAACGTCATCGACTACAAGATGAACATCCAGGAAGCCGTCAACGCCCCGCGTTTCCACCAGCAATGGATGCCCGAGAGCACCAACATCGAAGCCTTCGTCCTGAGCCCCGACACCCAGAAAATCCTCGAAAGCTGGGGCCACACCTTCGCCGGCCCGCAAGACGCCAACCACCTCGCCGCGATCCTCGTCGGCGCGCCCTCCCTGGATGGCAAACCCGTGGGCAACAACCGTTTCTACGGCGCCAACGACCCGCGCCGCAACACCGGCCTGTCCCTGGGCTACTGA
- a CDS encoding isochorismatase family protein — translation MSAQPGPIPLVILDVQDAIDQPVWEGKSHPSYLTAIQRLLAHWRLKGWPVVHIKHDEQAPSSTYHVHGPWNAIKQEVAPVAGEAVIVKQQNCAFIGTELDQVLKGMRVERLVLTGVVIHHSMDATVRAGKALGYRIILASDATTAVPVVSAAGKSWTATTVHELTLAILDGEYAEVMTSDEVMALDIEGCAEGYAG, via the coding sequence ATGAGTGCTCAGCCGGGGCCCATTCCCCTCGTCATCCTGGATGTTCAGGACGCTATTGATCAGCCTGTCTGGGAGGGCAAAAGCCATCCAAGCTACCTGACGGCGATTCAGCGTCTTCTGGCGCACTGGCGGCTGAAGGGGTGGCCCGTGGTGCATATCAAGCATGATGAGCAAGCACCGTCATCGACCTATCACGTCCACGGCCCGTGGAATGCCATCAAGCAAGAGGTCGCGCCTGTGGCGGGAGAGGCGGTGATTGTCAAACAGCAGAACTGCGCCTTTATCGGCACCGAGTTGGATCAAGTGCTCAAGGGCATGCGGGTGGAGCGTTTGGTGCTGACGGGGGTAGTGATCCACCACAGCATGGATGCCACGGTGCGTGCCGGAAAAGCGCTCGGCTATCGCATCATCCTGGCGTCTGATGCAACGACGGCGGTGCCGGTGGTGAGCGCCGCAGGGAAGTCCTGGACGGCTACGACGGTGCATGAGCTGACGCTGGCAATCCTCGACGGCGAATATGCCGAAGTCATGACCTCGGACGAGGTGATGGCGCTTGATATCGAAGGCTGCGCGGAGGGTTATGCGGGTTGA
- a CDS encoding LysE family translocator, with protein sequence MFMSSSLLSAFALFAFVSSITPGPNNTMLLASGVNFGFRRSIPHALGISLGFMVLVISVGLGLGEVFKALPGAYATLRYVGAAYLLYLAWKIATSSPLSDDTHGNHTPMTFLGAAVFQWVNPKAWVMALGAITTYTPAQGYFTNVLVIAVVFAVINLPSVCVWVGFGSGLRSVLRNPRWLRVFNWSMAGLLVLSLYPMLFAG encoded by the coding sequence ATGTTCATGTCCTCAAGCCTGCTTTCAGCCTTTGCGCTGTTCGCTTTCGTGTCTTCGATCACGCCGGGACCGAATAACACGATGTTATTGGCGTCCGGCGTGAACTTCGGCTTTCGGCGCTCAATTCCTCACGCCCTGGGGATCAGCCTGGGATTTATGGTGCTGGTGATCTCGGTCGGCCTGGGTCTGGGGGAAGTGTTCAAGGCGCTGCCGGGGGCCTATGCGACATTGCGCTATGTCGGGGCGGCGTACTTGCTGTACCTGGCGTGGAAGATTGCGACGTCCAGCCCTCTGTCGGATGACACCCACGGCAACCACACACCCATGACCTTTCTGGGCGCGGCAGTGTTCCAGTGGGTCAACCCCAAGGCCTGGGTCATGGCGTTGGGCGCGATTACTACCTATACGCCCGCGCAAGGCTATTTCACCAACGTGCTGGTGATCGCAGTAGTGTTTGCGGTGATCAACCTACCCAGTGTGTGCGTGTGGGTGGGGTTTGGCAGCGGTTTACGCAGCGTGTTGCGTAATCCGCGCTGGTTGAGAGTGTTCAATTGGTCAATGGCGGGGCTGCTGGTGCTTTCTTTGTACCCGATGTTGTTTGCGGGTTGA
- a CDS encoding aldose epimerase family protein, whose product MPHSRHLLSSLGLSLMMASLGAQAAGLSSEHKPFGKTNDGTAIEQYVLRNSHGMQATVITYGGVLQSLIVPDKNGQLDDIVLGFDDVQGYQSGTAFFGATIGRFGNRLAKGAFELDGKRYQVPLNDGPNALHGGAEGFDKRVWQAEPVKSKDSVGVTLSYLSKDGEMGFPGNLKTQVTYRLNDKNELHIEYTATTDKPTVLNLTNHSYFNLAGAGNGDILNQLATLHASHYTPVNGTLIPTGELAPVAGTPMDFLQPTAIGKHIKDDHPQLKFAEPKQGGFDFNWVLDAKGDLGKLAAEVHDPQSGRHLQLYTTEPGVQFYTSNFLDGSVKGKAGKTYNHWSAFTLETQHYPDAPNQPNFPSTRLDPGQTYTQNTVFKFSTD is encoded by the coding sequence ATGCCGCACTCCCGACACCTGCTTTCGAGCCTTGGCCTGTCCCTGATGATGGCCAGCCTTGGCGCCCAGGCCGCCGGCTTGTCCAGCGAACACAAACCTTTCGGCAAAACCAACGACGGTACGGCCATCGAGCAGTACGTGCTGCGTAACAGTCATGGCATGCAAGCCACAGTGATTACTTACGGCGGCGTCCTGCAATCACTGATCGTGCCGGATAAAAACGGCCAGCTCGACGACATAGTCCTGGGCTTTGACGATGTACAGGGCTACCAGAGCGGAACTGCCTTCTTCGGCGCCACTATCGGACGCTTTGGCAACCGCTTGGCCAAAGGCGCCTTTGAACTGGACGGCAAGCGGTACCAGGTACCGCTCAATGATGGACCAAACGCGCTGCATGGCGGTGCCGAAGGTTTCGACAAGCGCGTCTGGCAAGCCGAACCGGTCAAAAGCAAGGACTCGGTGGGCGTGACGTTGAGCTACCTGTCCAAAGACGGCGAAATGGGCTTTCCCGGAAACCTGAAAACCCAGGTCACCTACCGCCTCAACGATAAAAACGAACTGCACATCGAGTACACCGCGACCACTGACAAACCGACGGTGCTCAACCTCACCAACCACAGTTATTTCAACCTGGCCGGTGCCGGTAACGGCGACATCCTCAACCAGCTCGCCACCTTGCACGCCAGCCATTACACGCCGGTCAACGGCACCTTGATTCCCACCGGCGAGTTGGCCCCGGTCGCTGGCACCCCGATGGACTTCCTGCAACCCACCGCCATCGGTAAACACATCAAGGACGATCATCCCCAGTTGAAATTCGCCGAGCCTAAACAAGGTGGCTTCGACTTCAACTGGGTCCTGGATGCCAAGGGTGATCTCGGCAAACTGGCCGCCGAGGTACACGATCCGCAATCCGGGCGCCATCTGCAGCTCTACACCACGGAACCGGGCGTGCAGTTCTATACCAGCAACTTCCTCGATGGTTCGGTCAAGGGCAAGGCCGGCAAGACTTACAACCACTGGAGCGCGTTTACCCTGGAAACCCAGCATTACCCTGACGCGCCGAACCAGCCGAACTTCCCTTCGACGCGGCTGGATCCGGGGCAGACGTATACGCAAAACACAGTGTTCAAATTCTCTACCGACTGA
- a CDS encoding SDR family NAD(P)-dependent oxidoreductase: MNNQEVAGSQAVYADLKGKTVLVSGGASGIGEALVRAFAQQGAHVGFVDMAQSQGEQLAAELLAHDHRVEFVHCDVTDEHAYKTAIAHIAHALGPITVLINNAANDVRHSLEDIDSAMFEKLIGVNLKHAFFASQAVVPMMKAAGQGAIINLGSIGWMMASGGYPVYAASKAATHGMTRGLARELGPWHIRVNTLVPGWVMTQKQLALWVDDAARELISRSQCLPGSVQPEHIAHMALFLASDVSAMCSAQNFIVDGGWV, encoded by the coding sequence ATGAATAATCAAGAAGTTGCCGGTTCCCAGGCGGTGTATGCCGACCTGAAGGGTAAGACCGTCCTGGTTTCCGGTGGCGCCTCGGGGATTGGCGAAGCATTGGTGCGCGCCTTTGCACAGCAGGGCGCACACGTCGGATTTGTCGACATGGCCCAAAGTCAGGGCGAGCAACTGGCTGCCGAGCTGTTGGCCCACGACCATCGCGTCGAATTCGTGCATTGCGATGTCACCGATGAGCACGCCTACAAAACCGCCATCGCCCACATCGCCCACGCGCTGGGGCCGATCACGGTGTTGATCAATAATGCCGCCAACGATGTACGGCACAGCCTGGAAGACATCGATTCGGCGATGTTCGAGAAACTGATCGGGGTTAACCTCAAGCACGCGTTTTTCGCCAGCCAGGCGGTGGTCCCGATGATGAAAGCCGCAGGGCAGGGCGCGATCATCAACCTGGGGTCGATCGGCTGGATGATGGCGTCCGGTGGTTACCCGGTATACGCAGCCAGTAAAGCGGCGACCCACGGCATGACGCGCGGCCTGGCGCGGGAGCTGGGACCTTGGCATATCCGGGTTAACACGCTGGTGCCGGGATGGGTGATGACGCAAAAGCAACTGGCGCTCTGGGTCGATGACGCGGCGCGGGAATTGATCAGTCGTAGTCAATGCCTGCCGGGCAGCGTGCAACCGGAACATATCGCCCATATGGCGCTGTTTCTGGCTTCTGACGTGTCGGCAATGTGTTCGGCGCAGAACTTTATCGTCGATGGCGGTTGGGTTTAG
- a CDS encoding DUF1652 domain-containing protein: MHHLGLSILEIRSLIEKAFQPDHCTCECHDGKTLSIDLTRHADPTSTLHLSGIPLSDLNSFRAVADLIAKARHELACVPVKHTPADSASAARVPGLVDLRQQNGGRPSLAGR; the protein is encoded by the coding sequence ATGCACCATCTAGGACTGTCGATACTTGAAATAAGAAGCCTGATCGAGAAAGCCTTCCAGCCCGACCATTGCACCTGCGAATGCCATGACGGCAAGACGTTGAGTATCGACTTGACGCGTCACGCGGACCCGACCTCGACCCTGCACTTGAGCGGCATCCCCCTCAGCGACCTGAACTCGTTCAGGGCCGTGGCCGACCTGATTGCCAAGGCGCGCCACGAACTGGCGTGCGTGCCTGTGAAGCACACCCCGGCTGATTCCGCCAGCGCGGCACGAGTGCCAGGCTTGGTTGACCTTCGGCAGCAAAACGGCGGCAGGCCTTCGCTCGCCGGCAGATGA
- a CDS encoding FAD/NAD(P)-binding protein: MNETEDGQGIRAANVLIIGGGLSGTLLAVQLLRLPGVRQILVIEPRDELGRGEAYSAVELGHTLNGNAARMSVDPENADDLTQWLTAHIAAGGWPESDRQHVPVSELFPPRGLFGLYAQQRLAEARALSASRVEHIRAEVIDVQVDRSSTWLTLDNGEQLRGDCAVLATGMFPAARTPQTASSGLNAAAVDPWNVSAMRQLDPQSTVLIIGSGLTMVDAVVSLEQAGHRGPIEVFSRHGLLPHVRRQPPAWEDFLAGDQRLCSPLQLMREVRRQCQRAMAQGIDWQAPLDTVRVHIARLWSQASERHKRQFVRHVRPWWESHHHRSPPLSAALVERLHGEGRLRIQAASFQGLESSVNGQVTLRLRRRREVHATFVSGCALINSSGIEYDWRRVARPLPRQLLARGLVQPGPLALGIAADESGGVLDVQGVASERLFAMGPPLRGMWWESTAVTDVALQAKALAARLVAG, from the coding sequence ATGAATGAAACCGAAGACGGACAGGGGATTCGCGCCGCCAATGTGTTGATCATCGGCGGCGGCTTGAGCGGCACACTGCTGGCAGTGCAACTGCTGCGTTTGCCTGGCGTCCGGCAGATCCTGGTGATCGAGCCGCGCGACGAGCTGGGTCGTGGCGAAGCCTACAGCGCAGTGGAATTGGGCCACACCCTGAACGGCAATGCGGCGCGCATGAGTGTCGACCCGGAAAATGCCGATGACTTGACCCAATGGTTGACTGCCCATATCGCCGCGGGCGGGTGGCCAGAGTCGGACCGGCAGCACGTGCCCGTCAGCGAATTGTTTCCGCCTCGAGGGCTCTTCGGCCTTTACGCGCAACAGCGATTGGCTGAGGCCAGGGCGCTGTCGGCGTCCCGCGTCGAACACATCCGCGCCGAAGTGATCGACGTGCAGGTGGACAGGTCCTCGACCTGGCTGACCTTGGACAACGGCGAGCAACTACGCGGTGATTGTGCGGTGTTGGCCACCGGTATGTTCCCGGCGGCGCGCACGCCACAGACCGCTTCCAGCGGTTTGAACGCGGCCGCCGTCGACCCCTGGAATGTGAGCGCCATGCGTCAACTGGACCCGCAGTCGACGGTGCTGATCATCGGCTCCGGGCTGACTATGGTGGATGCCGTGGTGTCGCTGGAGCAGGCCGGTCATCGCGGGCCTATCGAGGTGTTTTCCCGCCACGGCCTGTTGCCTCATGTCCGTCGCCAGCCCCCGGCCTGGGAGGACTTCCTGGCTGGCGATCAGCGTCTTTGCAGCCCCCTGCAATTAATGCGGGAAGTGCGCCGGCAATGTCAGCGTGCGATGGCGCAAGGCATCGACTGGCAGGCGCCGCTGGACACCGTACGGGTACACATCGCGCGCTTGTGGAGCCAGGCCAGTGAACGGCACAAGCGTCAGTTCGTGCGTCATGTACGGCCCTGGTGGGAAAGCCATCATCACCGCTCGCCACCCTTGAGTGCAGCGTTGGTGGAGCGGTTGCATGGGGAAGGGCGGTTGCGCATTCAAGCCGCGTCGTTCCAGGGATTGGAGTCGTCGGTGAATGGTCAAGTCACCCTGCGTCTGCGCCGCCGTCGCGAGGTGCATGCGACGTTTGTCAGTGGTTGCGCGTTGATTAATTCCAGTGGTATCGAGTACGACTGGCGCCGGGTTGCCCGGCCGCTGCCGCGGCAATTGCTGGCGCGTGGCCTGGTTCAGCCAGGGCCGCTGGCGTTGGGGATCGCGGCGGATGAGTCCGGCGGGGTGCTGGATGTGCAGGGCGTCGCCAGCGAGCGACTGTTCGCCATGGGGCCGCCGTTGCGTGGGATGTGGTGGGAAAGTACGGCGGTGACCGATGTAGCCTTGCAAGCCAAGGCGTTGGCGGCTCGATTGGTCGCGGGCTGA
- a CDS encoding efflux RND transporter periplasmic adaptor subunit codes for MTTNQKRLSGAVLLVLLACAGIALVNHQTPAAAQTDAAEQWQAVKPDPLVHQIGLVGKIEPETTLILTAPFDGNVQANLVEQGQRVDAGQVLLRMDPATLEVQLRDALSAQLKARRTVQEMQDWDSGQQVSRARRNLRTAEMAASNTQRKLTESENLFKRGIIPRNELDDLKQQARQQQLDLAAARSELQQTLEQGKGEYRQIADMELTNATVKYEALRTLLDGKEVKAPFSGIIVPAPGSNGPQGTNSNNVPIQGGTKVTQGQVLFGLANIERLKIVTHVSELDINQLHQGQAVEVMGDGFDGERLHGSVSVVSGLALSSDSQGSAQFPVTLSIPTLTPQQLQKVRLGMSARLTIVTYSNDQAIIVPAQAIRRDAADMSVEYREAMDKPVERVTVTTGQSTASGVEVFGLKPGFVKIGG; via the coding sequence ATGACTACTAATCAAAAACGCCTATCGGGCGCTGTATTGCTGGTGCTGCTGGCATGTGCCGGGATCGCGCTGGTCAACCACCAGACGCCTGCCGCTGCACAAACCGACGCCGCCGAGCAATGGCAGGCGGTGAAGCCCGATCCACTGGTGCACCAAATTGGCTTGGTGGGCAAGATCGAGCCCGAGACCACCCTCATCCTCACCGCGCCGTTCGACGGCAACGTGCAGGCCAATCTGGTTGAGCAGGGTCAACGCGTCGACGCCGGTCAAGTGCTGCTGCGCATGGACCCGGCGACCCTCGAAGTGCAACTGCGCGATGCGCTTTCCGCGCAACTCAAGGCACGCCGCACGGTGCAGGAAATGCAGGACTGGGACAGCGGCCAGCAAGTCAGTCGCGCCCGACGCAACCTGCGTACCGCCGAAATGGCCGCCAGCAATACCCAGCGCAAACTCACCGAAAGCGAAAACCTGTTCAAGCGCGGCATCATTCCACGCAATGAACTGGACGACCTCAAGCAGCAGGCCCGGCAGCAACAGTTGGACCTGGCGGCGGCGCGCAGTGAACTGCAACAAACCCTGGAACAAGGCAAAGGTGAATACCGCCAGATCGCCGATATGGAGTTGACCAACGCCACGGTGAAATATGAGGCCTTGCGCACCCTGCTCGATGGCAAGGAGGTCAAGGCGCCATTCTCCGGCATCATCGTTCCGGCGCCGGGCAGCAATGGGCCGCAAGGCACAAACAGCAACAACGTCCCGATACAGGGCGGCACTAAAGTCACCCAAGGCCAGGTGCTGTTCGGATTGGCCAATATCGAACGCCTGAAAATCGTCACCCACGTCTCGGAACTGGATATTAATCAATTGCACCAAGGCCAGGCCGTGGAAGTCATGGGCGATGGTTTCGACGGCGAACGCCTGCACGGTTCGGTCAGCGTGGTCAGCGGCCTGGCACTGTCCAGCGATAGCCAGGGCAGTGCACAGTTCCCGGTGACGCTGTCGATCCCCACGCTCACTCCGCAGCAGTTGCAAAAGGTGCGCTTGGGCATGAGCGCAAGGTTGACCATCGTCACTTACAGCAATGACCAGGCAATCATTGTCCCGGCCCAGGCGATTCGTCGCGATGCGGCTGACATGAGCGTGGAATACCGGGAGGCGATGGATAAGCCGGTGGAGCGAGTGACGGTGACTACCGGGCAGTCCACGGCGTCGGGGGTGGAAGTGTTTGGGCTCAAGCCGGGATTTGTGAAGATTGGGGGTTGA